The genomic DNA GACGATGCCGGGGACAGGACAAAGACGAAGGTGAAGACCAAAGGTGGCGAGGGGCAACATGAAAAATAGACGCGGAATGCTTCTGGCCGTGCTCTGCATCGCAAACCTGTTGGCGGCGGCCTCTCCGGCCTGGGCGATGGAATGGAAAGATCTGTCCGCGCGGGACCAGAAGCTTTTGCGCCCACTGCAGCAGAAATGGGACTCCCTGCCGCCGGCCCGTCAGGAGCGCCTGCGTCGTGGGGCCGAGCGCTGGCAAACCCTCACCCCGGAACAGCGGCAACGTGTGCGGCAACGCCTCCAACGCTGGCGTAAACTAACCCCGGAACAGCGGCAGGCAATTCGAGAGCGTTTCCAGCGCTTTCGCCAACTTCCGCCGGACGTGCAGGAGCGGATCCGTCAGGAGCGGGAGCGGTTCCGGTCCCTGCCACCCGAGGAAAGGGAACGCCTGCGGCAGCGTTGGCGAAACATGACCCCGGAGCAGCGTCGCCGCTGGCGTGCGCGTCATCTACAGCGCATTCGCGCCTATCGGAGATCCCGGTAGGACAGACCGGGATCACTCCGAA from Acidiferrobacteraceae bacterium includes the following:
- a CDS encoding DUF3106 domain-containing protein yields the protein MKNRRGMLLAVLCIANLLAAASPAWAMEWKDLSARDQKLLRPLQQKWDSLPPARQERLRRGAERWQTLTPEQRQRVRQRLQRWRKLTPEQRQAIRERFQRFRQLPPDVQERIRQERERFRSLPPEERERLRQRWRNMTPEQRRRWRARHLQRIRAYRRSR